From the genome of Latilactobacillus curvatus JCM 1096 = DSM 20019:
TCTATTCATCAATTAATCATCTTCAATAAAGAAATCTTCATCAATATCAAATGTTGTATATTGCTTCTTAACGTTCACACCAACCTGATACTGCAGCATTAGATCGCTCAATTGTAACCCATTAATTAACACGATATGCTGATTTTTCGCGTACTCAACTGCACCGTCCGAAAAATCAGATGTTGTTATAAAAACACCACGATCCGAACCATAGCCACTCAAAGCGCCAAAAAATGCCTGCATTTCATTACGCTGAACATTATTACCAACTTGGTACTTCTTAGCTTGCAAGTAGACCGTACTTGTTCCTAAAGCGTCTTGATTAATAATCCCGTCGATACCTTTATCGTTACTTTTCTGTGTGACCATTGCATGTCCATTTTCGCCTTTATAGCCCATATTGCTAAGGAGTTCAATAACTAATTTCTCGAAAAAATAAGGAGAGCCTTTCCGAATACGTTCAAGTAACTCAATGCTAACTGAATCATTATATTTTTTCACTACTGAATCCACCAATTGAAGTGGGTTAGTATCGGCATCATCATTTGCAATGTTCGCCGATTCTACAATCTCATTGTTGCCTTTTTGTACTAGTTCTTTTTGATGTTGGATATATTGGGGTTGCTGACGAATAAATTCAGAAGTCAATTTATTACCCTTTTCAAATAGTAACTGCTTACCTAAGTTTGTAATTTGATAAAGGCCTCGTTTGGGTCGTTCTAATAAGCCACTAACCGCCAATTCAGATATGGGCCACCCAATCCGACTATAAATAATACTTTCGCCTCTATCTGATTTCAATTGCTGAAGTGATTTAGGTAATTCCATTTTTTTGATAGCTTCATCTTTAATCGTACTTCTTTTGATTGGCTCGGCATGCTCACTTGCTACCAATAAAACAACTGGTAACATCGCATCCCATGTAGGTAACCCATGTTTACATAGTTTTAGTTCTTTATAATTAGTTGTAATTGCCATCTAAATATCCCCCGCTAGAAAACACTGGATTTCTATATATTGAATCTCATTCAACGCCTAATACCTTATAAACTGCATCTTCCGGTGTTTGATAAAAAATGATGTTAAACGTTGCCATTAATTCTGGCGGTACAGTTGATAAATCCGCCGCATTCATCATCGGTACTAAAATCTTTTTAGCACCTGAATCTCTTGCTACTTGCATCATATCAGCTAAATTCGTCACTTTGACTAAAGTTCCGCCAATTGTTACGTCTCCTAAAATGACAGTGCTAGCAACAAGTGGGCGATTTAAAGTTACTGAACAAAGTGCTATCAATGCAGGTAGCGATAGCATTTCCGGATTTCCAACACCGTTTAAGTCTTGTGTATTAAACACATAATCGTGGGTTGTTGTTGAGATGCTAGCACTTATAGAGCTCGCATTCGCATTTAGATACTTATAAGCTGAATCGGCTTTTTCTTTAGCTTGACCATCTCCACCAAGGCCGGTCGCTTTAAATTTACCATTTCCAGCAACCATTTGAGTTTCAAACGTAAAAGTCCCAATTCTACCACTAGCGCCTGTCGAAACAGAATAGATATGTCCTGGTTTCCCAATCCCTTCTGGAATTAACGTCCCACTCCCCTGCTCAGGAACTGCAACATATTCTTCACGATTTTCTTCCAGATCAATATAAGAAAGATTGACATCGAAAAATTCCATACCACCAATTTTCTTAAGTTGCTCCTTAACACGGCGCCGCATCTCAATTGAGAAACTCAGGATTTTTTCTACTTCTGCTTTACCAAATTTACCATCTGGATAAACTAATTTAATTAAACCTGAGACCATCTTCTTAACTGCAATCGTATCTCTTTGATTTAACTGTGTTCCTAATTTAAAATACTTATCAATTGCGTCACTATAGGTTGTTTTTCTTAGTTCTCGCATTACCTCCGAAAAATAATCAGTAATAAAGCCATAATCATTTGTAAAGAATTCCGGACGATATTTAGGAATCTCCCACCCTGGTAAATAGCAATGCATCCGATCTAAGAACGCTGAATCAGTTCCCATCTTTTCGGGAAATGGTTCAAAAAGGTTGGATGTTTTTAAAATCACATCAACACTTTGGTTAATATTCCCGACAAATACCATGGACGCCGACGCATTCTTTTCTTCTTTACCACGAGCAAATGAACCCGAGGCCATATAATCCTTCATAATTTGAACAAGATCACCGTCTTTGACATTAATGCCAGCAACCTCGTCGAAGGCCACAGTATCCCACATACCCACTAGCCCCATTGATCGACGTGCCATATTGTAAAAAAGATTAGCGACTGTAGTTTGACCACCAGAAACTAAAATAGAATTGGGTGATATTTCTTTATAGACATGTGATTTTCCTGTTCCACGCGGACCCAATTCACATAGGTTAAAATTATTTTCAATTAAGGGAACCAATCTTGCTAAATGAAGCCATTTTACACGTTCATCAAACTGTGTTGGTTCCATTCCAATTGACCGCAAAACTAAATCGATCCATTCGTCTTCTGTGAATGCAGCACGTCCTCTTTTTAATTCCTCAATATCTAATCCTGGCATTTGAATTGGATCTACTTTTTTAGCAATAAATGGCGAATTTCTTTGATCATTTTCGTTAAACCAGTACTCCATTTGAACAATACACCAAATACCACCGCCTAATAAGCGATCATATTTTTTAGGATATTCATCACTAATCTGCACGCCAGCTAACCCTAAGTTAGAGAATTCAGCTTCATATTGATCCTTGTGCTCATTTAGGGAAACAGTTACTTTGTCAATAACTGTGTAGCCACCATTTTCACGAATCTTAGCTTTAACTTTTTCCGCTTCATCCGGGCGAACATAATTACGCGCTAAGATATTCTTAACATTTTCAACACCTTTTTCGACTAATTCTTCGTCCAAAGAAGAGGCATACATTCCCAATAAATACTCTAATACGTATACTGGAACATTAGCCCCTTCCTTAATTTTCTTAGTCAGATCCTTACGAACAAACTTCCCAGGGAAATTTGCGACGAGTTTATCTAAAATAACTTGATCCACAAATCTCACCTCCTAAATATCAAATCCAAATCCACCGGCAAATGGATTATCAATCACGAAATCAACACGATCTAACTCAACCTTCGTTTCTTCGTTCTTGATAACTAAATAAATGTCTTCATTGGTTTCATAGTTTCGGTTAACGAATTCAAAAGCAAAATTAGTGAATCGCTCACTTGAAGCACCAGCTGTTGAATCTGCATAGTAAGTATTTTCATTACTAATTCGAACACCGTGTTTATCTTCAAAGTACAGTGCATATTGGGCCTTCGTAATAGAATCACTAATTGCTTCTGTTTGATAAAATTCAAGTGAAATTGATAGTCCTACCACTTTTCGTTTAGCCGTCATTAATTGAACCGATACTGGTTCTTTTTGTGCAGATCCCCTTGCAACATTTACTTCTAGAACAGGAATCATCATTTCTTGTGGAGAAGAACCCCCATGGGAATAATTTTGTCCGCCACCCGCTTTTTTAAAGATTGTTGATGTTTCAGAGAAATGAATGTACCGTTGATCATTATTTCTTAGCGCAGTCCCCAATCTCATTGACTTAATCCCAATTTCATCATATTGGTGATCACTAATAATAAAACGTCGTTCAACTCGATCATTTTCTAAGTTAGATGGATTCTCAATTTTTTCGTACTCTTCAATCGCTGAGCGTGTATAAATAAAGCCATGATCTCCTGTGATAACAAAGCGTTGCACATTAGCCCCATTAGCAATATATGGAATTACAGCTTTTAGTTCTTTAACCGTTCGCTCTGCCGCATCAAAAACCTGCATTTCTTGTCCATGATCTCCGGTCCTATCAATTTGATCATGATATAAATAAATGATCTCCTTGCCATTGAACAGATCCCGTAATTCTTTTGCATTACTTCTATCAACAACATCAGAATAAGTGATCGCGAGTGCATTAGGATTTTTCACTTTTAGCACCTTATCCCGTGCTTTTGTTCCTTGTGTCGGCAAACCATTAACATGAACGTCATTTCCACTGAGATATTCATAGCTTTCTTGTCCAGAACGCAACGAAGCAGCTTTACCAAACTCAGTCACTGAAGGTAGCACAGAAAAGATCGTCGTCATCTTAGTGGAAAACTTCTTCTCGTTTTCCACTGACTGTTGAATTTCCTTAGCAATTTCATAGCGTAGTGCGTCCGAAATAATGACCACCGTTTTCGTTTTACTCTTTGCATAATTGTCATAAAAATCTAGAACCGATGGCCGTTCATCTAATGAAAATAATTCATTCCAAGTTCGACCAATTTCATCTAAGAACTGCTTATAATGTTTTTCAACAACATTTTGTAATGATGCAAAGTTTGCGTGTTCATCAATCTGATCTAAATGTAATGTAAATTTTCGATAGTATTGATCAATTAGATATAATTCATCTTCGTAGTCCTTCACTAGGTCACTAAAGCGATTCATGTTAAAGATTGTCACACTATTCAATAACTTTTGAGCATTTAAAATTGCTTGGTATTGATGTTCATAACGGAATCCAAAATGTGCTCTTTGCTTTCGAACCACAATCTCTTCCAATGACATCCCATTAATCAGCGGTGTCAAATCATCATTTGTAAGTTGAGCAATATAATATTCAATAATCTTTGAATGAATTGCTTCAAAAACATCAGCATCAATTAATTCTTCAATTGGCGCTTTATCAAGTAACTTATCACCATTAATTAATCGATAAATATCTGCACTTAGACGATCAATTGGCTCCGAATAACGAGAATCATTCATCACACCGTCCATAAATGAAACGATTGCCATTGTTTGATCTAATACTTCATAATCTTTTAAACCTACGGGTAATTCTTGATAACCCAATTGTCCAAAATAAGTATTTGCAAAAAAAGCAATCACTAAACTTTGAATCGTTGGTTCTGTCGTTGTATAGCCATAATAATGGGCCACATATTGCCAAAACGCAGGTGCTAAATCAAACCGGACCAACTGGTCATATGAATCACTTAAATCTGCTGAGTATTCAACAAATAGCGCTTGAATGACACTATAAAACTGTGCAGTGTTGGCTCTTGTTAACACCGCCATTAACGACATTTCAAGCTCTTCTCTGGATTTGATTTCACCGGTCATCATCTTTTCAAAAGATGCAACTCGGCTCTTGGCGCCAAAGAATTTTGCATATGTTTCCATAACAGCATGTAGTTCTGCTGGAATGTTAAGCTGTGTCATAATCAATGAGATTCGATCAGCATTAAAAGTCCCCGAGTATTTTAGTAGACTTAGTAAAAAGTTATTTTCGTCATCATCACTCATTCGTTCAAAAGGCGCATAAATTAAGTAACTGTTGTCTTTGTCTTCCAATTCAAAAAAACGTTTTGTTTCAAATTGATTGTCTGGTGCCAGTTTATAAATCTGCGCACCATTTAATACAATTTGTCCATTATCAATGTCTTCTTCAAATTCCTTCTTAGGATCAAACCAAAAAATGAGCTTACGTTCCCCATAAGTCACGAAAAGCTCATTCAAGCGAGTTTGAATTTGACTCAGATTTAGATCTGACATATATTCACTACTCCTTAGGGTTCTTTAACCCCTTTTGATAAAATAACATATTTCTCACCAGTATCAGGATCACGCTGTAGCTTATCATAGTTAACAATTACACCGTCATCTAAATCCAGCTCAATTTTCTTTAAAGCTAAATGGCCGATTTTTTCATCAAACACATTTAATTCTTTTAATTGCTTGTTAATCTTCGTCATTTCTTTTTCATATCGCGTTATTTCAGCCGCATTAGATGCTGCTAATTTTTGACTTTCGCGTAATTCAATTCGAGAATGATAAGCTTGCTTTAATTTAGTAATATAATCAGTTCGTAAATGCCCCAATAAATCGGCATCATAACGATGTAGATACATTAGTGCTTTAGCGCCGTTCGCTTTACCTGAATCAAATTGCCAATAAATCGGTCGTTTCTTATAAGTTTTAAGATGATCGGTATAGAACTTCGAGACAAAATACTTCCGAATTTTATCGCGACTCTTACCACTACCAGGTAAAACATCCGCAATATAATCTAGATTTTCTTCAAGTGTTTCTTGTCCGTAAACAGTCGCAATGAATTTAACAAATTTAATGACAATATCACTTTCATCATCTTGAGAATATTCATCATCAGTTAGTAATAGAATATTATCAGCATCTGGCTTAAATTTCTTGTAGCGTGAAAGATCGAATTCACCACCAGCAAATACTAATCCCTCTTCATCAAGTGAATAACGGCCAAACATACAACCTACTGCATAGCTAATCAAGGATTTAATGTCTCGTCCCTTATCTGCAGGCGACACCGATATTTCGTCATCCTTAACATGATAGTCAAGCTCATCTTGTAACCCATAGAGATCGATAAAAATTTTATTTAGTTCTTCTTCGTTTGATTTCAATTGGTCAAATCGCGCTTGTGCTTCTTTTTCCCAAGCATCAAATTTATCTTTAATTAACGTTGCCATGAACTAACTCCTCCAGTATCCGTCTAGTCAACATTATACCGTCTTTTTTTATGATTTGCACCCTACGCTTAGTATCGATTCTTCGCTAAAATCATATTAATCCCAAATATGAAAGGAAGAATCATTATGAACAGAAAAATTACCCTTGCTGCTTACTTTAAAGAATGGATGGAAACTTTCAAAAAACCAGCAATCTCACCGGTTACTTATATCAAATATGAAAATACTCATAAACATATTCTGACCTACTTTGGCGCAACCAATCTTGATCAACTTGATCGTCAAACTTATCAACAAGCGCTTAATCAATTTGCTAAAACCCATGCAAAAAGAACGACCGCTGGATTTCACAAACAAATCCGCGCGGCCGTTCTTGATATTCTTGAAGAAGGCACGCTTAATACCGACTTTACACGTAAAGCGATTGTTACTGGTCGCAAGAAAAAGAAAGCAAAGGTAATGTTTCATTCCTACTCGGATTGGCAAGAACTCATTCACTATACCGGCAGCCATTCATCTGATTCACATGCCTTTATCGTCTATTTGTCTGCGATGACTGGCCTACGCTATGCAGAAGTTCTCGGTCTTACAGTAGATGATATTGACTTTAAGCATAAACTCATCTCAGTCAATAAGACTTGGGACTATAAATACCATACTGGTTTTAAAACAACAAAAAATGCGAGTTCAGTACGAACTGTCGACGTTGATAAAAGTACATTAGTCGTCATTAAACAGGTTATCCGCCAGCGCCGTTTTAAAAGTCATGACAGAATTTGTATCGATCTCCAGGGGAAACTACCCGTCAGTGCCACGATTAATCGCTATCTAGAAAACTTATGTTATCAACTTAATATTCCGCCAATCTCATTTCATGGACTTCGGCACACCCATGCCTCAATCCTGCTATTCAAAGGTGTCAACATTCTCAGTGTTAGTCGCCGACTTGGCCATAAAGATGTCACCACAACACAAAGCGTCTACCTCCATGTGATAAAAGAAATGGAAGAACGCGAAACAAAACTGATTATGAAAATCATGAATACAGCATTAGCCGACTAGTTTCGCTTTACAAGAGTTAAAACTTTTAGACAATGCTATGGGATCGGGACATGTTTTGGCTTATGCCTTCGATGTCTTCATGCAGCTCTATACAGCTGAAGGATTTAGAGAACGTGATGCAGCTGAATTGATTATGACTAACAACCTATTTGGTTTGGAAATTGACAAACGGGCCTACCAACTAGCATATTTTGCCATCATGATGAAGGGGCGAGAATACAATCGACGAATCTTATCTAAAGAAATAAAACTAAATTTACATCAGTTTATTGATTCGCCTGAGATACCAAATGAGTACTTCGAACGATTAGCCGAAGTATCCCCATACTCTTATGAATTAACAACAACTCTATTAAATCAACTTACTAGACTTCTAGATCAATTTAAAAATGCAACAGAAATTGGCTCTATTCTAAAGATTGAAGAACTTCGACAATCAGAGCTAGATCAGCTTGAACAGTTTATCGGGTCATTTGAATTTTTCTCAGATATGGATATTCTTTATCAGCTACCTGAAATACAAACAAAGGTCATCAGTATTCTTAATATTACAAGAGTACTGATGACCAAATACACAGCAGTGACAACAAATCCGCCGTATTTGAATAAGATGAGCTCTAATTTAGATAAATATGTTAAAAAGAATTATCCAGATGTCAAAACAGATCTTTTCTCAGTATTTATTAAAATGAATAGTAACATATTGACCGAGGGCGGTTATGCCGGCTTTATGACACCATTTGTTTGGATGTTTATTAAATCATATGAAGAATTAAGATCATTCTTGATTACTAATAAGAGTATCTCAAGTCTTATACAGATGGAATATTCGGCATTTGAAGAAGCCACTGTTCCGGTTTGTTGTTTTATGATAAAGAATGCTAAAACTGAGCCTGTTGGAAATTATCTTAAGCTATCTGATTTTAAAGGGGGCATGACTGTTCAGAAAGAAAAAGTTTTGGAAGCAATCCAAAAAATTGATACTAATTATTATTATAGAACAAATCAAAGAAAATTTATTAAAATTCCGGGATCACCCATTTCGTATTGGGTAAGTGAAAATGAGCTTAGTGCATTTATTCATGGAAATCCTCTTCAAGATTATTACTCACCGAAAACAGGTCTGCAAACAGGTGATAATTATACCTTTCTAAGGCATTGGAGTGAAGTGGATTTTTTTCATACTAATATACAGAATAATACTCATTATGCAAAATACCAAAAGATTAACACCGGGGGAGAATCTATTAAATGGTATGGTAATCTCAGTGATGTAATTCTTTGGGAGAATAATGGTTATAAAATCAAAAATAATAAAGGTTCTGTTATACGTAACGAGAATTATTACTACTTAGAAGGAATTTCCTGGAAAAGAATAGGCTCAAGTGAAATGAAGTTTAAATATTTACCAAAAAACTTAATTTTTGATCAGTCCGGGGATTCAATGTTTCCTATTTCTAATATGCATTATCAATTTATACTTGGTTTTCTTAATTCCCCTGTAGCAGAAAAATTTTTAGCATATATTGCACCAACATTAAATTTAACAGCTGGGAATCTTTCGAACATACCAATAATTGAAAGCAACAATTTAAATGAAAAAAAAGTAATTACTGAGTTAGTTAATCAGAATATAAAGGAAACCAAAAAAGAAGTAGATTCTTCAGAAATATCTTGGGATTTTAAATGTCATCCACTGATTTAAATTTTTCTGTAGGGAAACGATTCGGAGACTTTGCCGAACCTCGCGGTGGATTAACGACTGGAAATAACGACTACTTTTTACGTCAGTGGTTTGAAGTAAGTTATATAAATATAAATTTTACTGTATATAATAATAATATTTCATTAAAAAATAAGTTAACATGGGTCCCCATTGATAAAGGTGGTCCTTATCGTAAGTGGTACGGAAATTACGATTTTATCATTAATTGGAAAAATGATGGAGAAGAAGTCAAATTAGAAGCAAAAGAGAAATGGAAATCATATACAAGAACCATCAAGAATATACCATATTATTTCAAGGAGGCACTTTCATTTCCTAAAATAACTAGTGGTGGATTTTCCTCACGTTACAGAGAGCCTGGAAGTATTCACGAAAGTGCTGGTAATGAAGCGTTTTCTAGCAATCATGATATTTTAATTTATTTAATCGGGTTAACAAATACAAAACTCGCTGACTATATTTTTTCTATACTTAATCCAACAATAAATCTACAAACAGGTGATTTGCAGAATTTTCCAGTATTGTATGAAGATAGTATTGCAATAATGGATAACATTGCCCTTAATATCCAAATTTGTAAAGAAGACTGGGATTCCACTGAATTATCATGGAATTTTAAGAGCAACGTACTACTATAGCATTATATTAATGGATGTTTTTTGAAGTCCCAAGAGACTTCAAAAGAATTCCAATCTTTACTTACTATCCCAATACAGTCCTTAACAAAATCTATTACGATTCTGTCGATACTTTGATTAAATATTATTGGAACTTTTTGAATATCACCGGTTGGTGTATTTATTGTCGGATTTAGAATTTTAAGAAATAAATCTCCAAGTTTGGTATTCATTATAGCAAGCACATATAACATTGTATTTTTACTATTAAGATAATTTATTTTTGTATTAAATGCCTCTCGGCTAGCATTTGAAAATATACTGCCTGAAGGACGATATCTCATGGAGAGACTTCCACTTGTTATACTTGACCAAGTAATAGATTCTTTAAGGTAGTACTCTTTACCATCATGACGAAATCCACTTTTAGTCTTAAGTAATTCCAGACTTTCTTGGTTATACCAAATGATATAATCATTATTACCATACCACTTACGATATTCTCCACCTTTATTCATTGGATACCATTTTGAAGTCATATTTATATAATCTGAATTGAAGCTTATTTCATTAACCTTAACTTCATACCAATACTTTAAAAAAGTGTTATTATCACCTGTCGTCATTCCTTGTGCACTTAATAGTAAGTCTCCGAATCGTTTCCCTACAACAAAAGCATGAAGTAATTTTTCACTTACCCAGTATGCAATTGGTGAGCCAGGGATCTTACTAAACTCATCTTGAGTAATTTGATTAAATCGATTGCCTGGTATTGGAATAATCGAGGGTTCTAAATTACTTGAAACGTCAACTGTTTTAATTTGATGGTAGGTTCCCTTAAATCCTTTAACATAATTATTCTTAATAATTGTAACCGCAGTTCCAAATGCAATTCCCATGACCATATTTTCCATATGCATCATGTTGGTAATTGTATTTTTTGCCAGAATATTTTTACGCATTACTTCATAACTAGATAGGAACATCCAAGACTGCATAGTCACCATTGTATTATATCCAGTAAAGGAAATAGAATTATTCCAACGTTCCATGAACATTGCAAAGAGATCATTTTTTGAATTGGGATATTGTTTTTTTGAAAATTTAGATAGCACCGATCCAAATCCAGAAGAACCCATATACGGTGGATTAGTAATCCCAATCTCGTATTGTTGTTGCAGGAGTTCGCCCACAAGAATCATTTCTTTGATCGATTGATCAAAGAAAGAAACGTTTGTGTTGTTTAATCCGGATTTTAGATTTTCAAAATCTAGACCTTCAAACTTAATTAAAGAACCTAATTCATCACCATTTTTAAAGCCTTCAACAAGTGTTAGTAAATCTTGTTGGGCTTTTTTTTGATCGTTGAATTGCATTTGAACTAATTGTAATTCTGCTTCACCAATCTCTGCATTATTAGGTACTGCGTACACATTTGGTCGAAGCTGCTTAGATAGAATACGCCGTGAATACTGGCGACCTTTCATCATCAAGGCGAAATAAGCGAGTTGGAAGGCGCGTTGATCGATATCTAACCCGAATAGATTGTTTTCAAGAATTAGTTCAGCCGCGGTTCGTGGTGATTGACCCTCAGCTTCATAAAGTTGCATGAAAACATCAAAAGCATAAACCAGAATATGACCACTGCCCATTGAAGGATCGATCAGTTTTAACTCTTGTAAAGCGAAATCACTTTTAGCTTTTCGTTCATCCTGAATTTGTAACTGCACATCCTCTGGTTGTTCTGCAGTTGGTAAATAATATTGCCAACCAAATTCATCCGCAATTTCTTTTTCAGTTCGTGTTTCATTCGGATTAGCCATCTTTTGATCGATATAGTAACGCCCTAGAGAGTTTTCAACCATGTAGCGCACAATCCAATCCGGCGTAAACAATTGTGTAGCGGCTGGAATTTCATCTGCTCGAATTTTTCGACTACCGCGTGCAAATACTTTATCCTTCGGTTCTGTATTATAGTATTGATACATCCAACCAATAATCTCAACTTGACCGCCTTCATCAACATTAAAGGCATCTTCTGGGATATTTAATAATGATGCGATAACGCCATTATCATTAATGTAAGAGACTGTAAATAATAGTTCGGTATAATCATCAATCTTTTCAAATAAATCCGGTAGTTGTTGGTTCAAGCTATTACATTGTTTGATAAAGACCAATTGATACAACTCGTCAACTGCATCTGCAGAACTATCAGATAATAGTTCTGTTACACGTTCTTTTGTGGCCAAATCAAATTCAGCATACATTTCTGTATCTAGTAAATGCGTAATGATATCGGGCTGCTTAATCCCAGATTCACTTGAAAGGACTCTTTCCCGCTCTGGTAAGTAGTCATTAACTTCCATGAAACGGATCGCAATCAAGCGATTAAACCATGTATAAGCAACTTCCTCAACTAATGTATCATAAGCAATTTGACGATTTCCGGTTTGTTGCTCGCGTTTATTTAGTTCCTCAACGAGCTTAGCGCGATTCTTAACATCATTTCCAGTGAATCGTTCATGATTATCTTTAATTTCAATCGTATCATTTCCAATTTCGGTAATTTCACTAATTTGTTCGTCAGTAATCCCTAACTTTGCAAGTTTACTCATCACGCTTTCACGTAACTTTACCCGTGCCTCAATCGCAAAGGTCTTTATTAATTTCTTATCCATTTGGTGACTCCATTCGATTACAATAGAATATCTATTTCATTGCCATCATTTAGTTTGTTTAGTAGTTCTTGTTTTATTTTATTAACATAAGTATCAATATCTTCAGGTGTTTTAACCCGTGTTCTTGAATCAACCAGTGAATCTAGCTGAATAGATTCAATTACTTTAACTGGTTTCTCTGCAGTATAAGATGCACCTTTTTCCCCAACAGTCGGTTGAGTAATCACTTCGATAGTTGCCTTGGCTTTTTCATGCCGTATACGATTTTCTTCCGCTGTGAACTGACTAATAAATGAACGCTTGTCAGCTGCTGAACGGACTGGTATTAACTCTATTGGATCTAATTTTTGATAGCTTTCTAGTTCATTGAGTAATTGATCAAACCGACTAATCACTTT
Proteins encoded in this window:
- the pglX gene encoding BREX-1 system adenine-specific DNA-methyltransferase PglX, translating into MGSGHVLAYAFDVFMQLYTAEGFRERDAAELIMTNNLFGLEIDKRAYQLAYFAIMMKGREYNRRILSKEIKLNLHQFIDSPEIPNEYFERLAEVSPYSYELTTTLLNQLTRLLDQFKNATEIGSILKIEELRQSELDQLEQFIGSFEFFSDMDILYQLPEIQTKVISILNITRVLMTKYTAVTTNPPYLNKMSSNLDKYVKKNYPDVKTDLFSVFIKMNSNILTEGGYAGFMTPFVWMFIKSYEELRSFLITNKSISSLIQMEYSAFEEATVPVCCFMIKNAKTEPVGNYLKLSDFKGGMTVQKEKVLEAIQKIDTNYYYRTNQRKFIKIPGSPISYWVSENELSAFIHGNPLQDYYSPKTGLQTGDNYTFLRHWSEVDFFHTNIQNNTHYAKYQKINTGGESIKWYGNLSDVILWENNGYKIKNNKGSVIRNENYYYLEGISWKRIGSSEMKFKYLPKNLIFDQSGDSMFPISNMHYQFILGFLNSPVAEKFLAYIAPTLNLTAGNLSNIPIIESNNLNEKKVITELVNQNIKETKKEVDSSEISWDFKCHPLI
- the pglX gene encoding BREX-1 system adenine-specific DNA-methyltransferase PglX; the protein is MDKKLIKTFAIEARVKLRESVMSKLAKLGITDEQISEITEIGNDTIEIKDNHERFTGNDVKNRAKLVEELNKREQQTGNRQIAYDTLVEEVAYTWFNRLIAIRFMEVNDYLPERERVLSSESGIKQPDIITHLLDTEMYAEFDLATKERVTELLSDSSADAVDELYQLVFIKQCNSLNQQLPDLFEKIDDYTELLFTVSYINDNGVIASLLNIPEDAFNVDEGGQVEIIGWMYQYYNTEPKDKVFARGSRKIRADEIPAATQLFTPDWIVRYMVENSLGRYYIDQKMANPNETRTEKEIADEFGWQYYLPTAEQPEDVQLQIQDERKAKSDFALQELKLIDPSMGSGHILVYAFDVFMQLYEAEGQSPRTAAELILENNLFGLDIDQRAFQLAYFALMMKGRQYSRRILSKQLRPNVYAVPNNAEIGEAELQLVQMQFNDQKKAQQDLLTLVEGFKNGDELGSLIKFEGLDFENLKSGLNNTNVSFFDQSIKEMILVGELLQQQYEIGITNPPYMGSSGFGSVLSKFSKKQYPNSKNDLFAMFMERWNNSISFTGYNTMVTMQSWMFLSSYEVMRKNILAKNTITNMMHMENMVMGIAFGTAVTIIKNNYVKGFKGTYHQIKTVDVSSNLEPSIIPIPGNRFNQITQDEFSKIPGSPIAYWVSEKLLHAFVVGKRFGDLLLSAQGMTTGDNNTFLKYWYEVKVNEISFNSDYINMTSKWYPMNKGGEYRKWYGNNDYIIWYNQESLELLKTKSGFRHDGKEYYLKESITWSSITSGSLSMRYRPSGSIFSNASREAFNTKINYLNSKNTMLYVLAIMNTKLGDLFLKILNPTINTPTGDIQKVPIIFNQSIDRIVIDFVKDCIGIVSKDWNSFEVSWDFKKHPLI